A stretch of Pseudoalteromonas sp. A25 DNA encodes these proteins:
- the betI gene encoding transcriptional regulator BetI, translating to MEPVRREQLIKATIESVAELGLQGTTINSISKKAGLSSGIISHYFGGKQGLIEATVRYLLSSLKVELMAKVNSETPPEQRLMYIVEANFALVQQRKDTTRTWLSFWAQSMHDPELHRLQNVNSKRLYSNLASSFRQLMSTENSKRAAQLSAAMIDGLWLRAVLSQSDKDQFKHSEQLAKDYVHSLISQYGA from the coding sequence ATGGAACCTGTTCGCCGCGAGCAGCTAATAAAAGCAACCATAGAATCGGTTGCTGAGCTGGGCTTACAAGGTACAACTATTAACAGTATTAGCAAAAAAGCAGGGTTATCTTCTGGGATAATCAGTCATTATTTTGGTGGTAAACAAGGTTTAATTGAAGCCACAGTGCGTTACTTATTGTCGAGCCTTAAAGTGGAGCTAATGGCAAAAGTAAATAGCGAGACACCACCAGAACAAAGGCTGATGTACATCGTTGAAGCCAACTTTGCTTTAGTGCAACAGCGAAAAGATACCACGCGAACATGGCTAAGCTTTTGGGCGCAATCAATGCACGACCCAGAATTACACCGACTTCAGAACGTTAACAGTAAACGCTTATACAGCAATCTGGCGAGCTCGTTTCGACAATTAATGAGTACTGAAAACTCGAAGCGCGCCGCACAGCTCAGCGCAGCAATGATTGATGGCTTATGGCTTCGTGCCGTGCTAAGTCAATCAGATAAAGACCAATTTAAACACAGTGAACAACTTGCAAAAGACTATGTTCACTCATTGATCAGTCAGTATGGAGCCTAA
- the betB gene encoding betaine-aldehyde dehydrogenase yields MEPNMTTMTYNVPVYQNFIHGQYMANQTGESFEVKNPATDEVIYRIEVADESIQTAAIESAKQGFAIWSAMTPIERSRILLKAVELLRARNDELAKVEVLDTGKPWQEAECVDVQTGADVIEYFAGLAPAQVGQQQMVGNDFYYTRKEPLGICAGIGAWNYPLQIACWKSGPALAAGNVLLFKPSEETPLGALKLAEIFVEAGVPAGVFNVVQGAAEVGQWLTGHPEIEKVSFTGEVGTGKKVMSSAASTLKDVTMELGGKSPLIVFDDADITQAISAAMLGNFYTQGEICTNCTRVYVHRSVYEQFISELKTRTEQNIIAGDPMNPEVNLGALISKPHQQLVMDYINKGIAEGAKLLTGGKALNPESAPNGYFVAPTVFVECTDEMTIVKEEIFGPVMSVLVFDDEHEVIERANNTHLGLAAGVFTKDIQRAHRVIHQIQAGICWINAYGNSPAEMPVGGYKHSGIGRENGIETLDQYTQTKSVYVGMNKIDSPF; encoded by the coding sequence ATGGAGCCTAATATGACAACCATGACGTACAACGTCCCCGTCTACCAAAACTTTATTCACGGCCAATACATGGCCAACCAAACTGGTGAGAGTTTTGAGGTAAAGAACCCAGCGACTGATGAAGTGATCTATCGCATAGAAGTGGCTGACGAATCAATACAAACAGCAGCTATTGAAAGTGCCAAACAAGGTTTTGCCATTTGGTCTGCCATGACACCGATTGAACGCAGCCGCATTTTATTAAAAGCGGTTGAGCTGCTGCGCGCTCGTAATGATGAACTAGCGAAAGTAGAAGTGCTAGACACAGGCAAACCATGGCAAGAGGCTGAGTGTGTAGATGTACAAACAGGTGCCGATGTTATTGAGTACTTTGCAGGCCTAGCACCCGCTCAGGTTGGTCAACAGCAAATGGTTGGCAACGATTTTTACTACACTCGCAAAGAGCCACTGGGCATTTGCGCTGGTATTGGCGCTTGGAACTACCCATTACAAATTGCTTGCTGGAAATCAGGCCCAGCTTTAGCCGCGGGTAACGTATTGTTGTTTAAACCGTCTGAAGAAACCCCGCTTGGCGCATTAAAACTGGCGGAAATTTTTGTTGAAGCAGGAGTACCAGCTGGCGTATTTAATGTAGTGCAAGGTGCCGCAGAAGTGGGTCAATGGCTAACAGGTCACCCAGAGATTGAAAAAGTGTCATTTACCGGCGAAGTTGGCACGGGCAAAAAAGTCATGAGTAGTGCAGCTAGCACACTTAAAGACGTCACGATGGAATTGGGTGGCAAATCCCCTCTTATTGTATTTGATGATGCTGATATCACACAAGCCATCAGTGCAGCGATGCTTGGCAACTTTTATACGCAAGGTGAAATTTGTACCAACTGTACACGCGTTTATGTACATCGTAGCGTTTATGAGCAGTTTATCAGCGAGCTTAAAACACGCACCGAGCAAAATATCATTGCGGGCGACCCGATGAACCCAGAGGTGAATCTAGGGGCACTTATTTCAAAGCCGCATCAGCAACTCGTCATGGACTATATCAACAAAGGTATCGCTGAGGGCGCGAAATTACTCACAGGTGGTAAAGCACTAAACCCAGAATCAGCACCGAATGGCTACTTTGTTGCACCAACCGTTTTTGTTGAGTGTACTGATGAGATGACCATTGTTAAAGAAGAGATATTTGGCCCGGTAATGAGTGTTCTGGTGTTTGACGATGAGCATGAAGTAATTGAGCGCGCAAACAACACGCACCTTGGTTTAGCCGCTGGCGTATTCACCAAAGACATTCAACGTGCGCACCGCGTTATTCATCAAATTCAAGCGGGGATCTGTTGGATCAATGCGTATGGTAACTCACCTGCTGAGATGCCCGTTGGTGGCTATAAACACTCTGGTATCGGCAGAGAAAACGGCATAGAAACGCTAGATCAATACACTCAAACCAAATCGGTTTATGTAGGTATGAATAAAATCGACAGCCCATTTTAA
- the betA gene encoding choline dehydrogenase: MTQKYDYIIVGAGSAGCVLANRLTENGQHKVLLLETGGSDKSIFIQMPTALSIPMNTDKYAWQFHTEPEPYLDNRKMHCPRGKVLGGSSSINGMVYVRGHAKDFDEWQQHGAQGWDYQSCLPYFKKAESWYLGENSHRGSQGPLGVNNGNEMENPLYRAFIEAGQQAGYAKTNDYNAAQQEGFGPMHMTVKNGRRCSASRAYLDPIKRRSNLTIITGAQAQKVLLKNKQAQGVEFKVKGKVQTALAKREVILSAGPIGSPHLLQLSGIGDKAILEKAGVDVQHHLPGVGQNLQDHLEFYFQYKCKQPITLNGKLGLISKGLIGARWILNKDGLGATNHFESCAFIRSKPGVEWPDIQYHFLPAAIRYDGKSAFDGHGFQVHVGHNKPKSRGAVTIASNNPDNAPKIQFNYLQHPEDIEGFRACVRLTREIIEQRAFDDYRDDEIQPGKDIQTDEQIDEFVRQAVESAYHPSCSCKMGEDEMAVVDSQTKVHGINSLRVVDSSIFPTIPNGNLNAPTIMVAEKAADHILGKKLLNNLDVPVAMESQWQQVQRRSEI; encoded by the coding sequence ATGACTCAGAAATATGATTACATCATAGTTGGTGCTGGCTCCGCGGGATGTGTACTCGCTAATCGACTGACCGAAAATGGCCAACACAAAGTGTTGCTACTAGAAACGGGCGGTAGTGATAAAAGCATTTTTATCCAAATGCCAACCGCTTTGTCTATCCCTATGAATACGGACAAATACGCATGGCAGTTCCACACTGAACCTGAGCCGTATTTGGATAACAGAAAAATGCACTGCCCGCGCGGCAAGGTGCTCGGCGGTTCGTCTTCTATCAACGGTATGGTATACGTACGTGGTCATGCTAAAGACTTTGATGAGTGGCAACAGCACGGTGCACAAGGCTGGGACTATCAGTCATGCTTGCCCTATTTTAAAAAAGCTGAGTCTTGGTACTTAGGTGAAAACAGCCATCGAGGTTCACAAGGCCCATTAGGGGTCAATAACGGCAATGAGATGGAAAATCCGCTTTACCGTGCCTTTATTGAAGCAGGCCAGCAGGCGGGTTATGCCAAAACCAACGACTATAACGCAGCACAGCAAGAAGGCTTTGGCCCGATGCATATGACCGTAAAAAACGGTCGCCGCTGTTCAGCCAGCCGCGCCTATCTCGACCCTATTAAACGTCGCAGCAATTTAACCATTATTACTGGCGCACAAGCTCAAAAAGTACTGCTTAAAAACAAGCAAGCGCAAGGAGTCGAGTTTAAAGTTAAAGGCAAAGTGCAAACGGCTCTTGCAAAGCGCGAAGTGATCTTAAGTGCCGGCCCTATTGGCTCACCGCACTTACTGCAGCTTTCAGGCATTGGTGATAAAGCGATACTGGAAAAAGCGGGCGTTGATGTACAACACCACTTACCAGGTGTTGGGCAAAACTTACAAGACCACTTAGAGTTTTACTTTCAATACAAGTGCAAGCAACCCATTACCCTCAACGGTAAGCTGGGGCTTATTTCTAAAGGTTTGATTGGTGCACGTTGGATCTTAAATAAAGATGGGCTTGGTGCAACAAACCATTTTGAATCTTGCGCCTTTATTCGTTCAAAACCTGGGGTTGAGTGGCCTGATATTCAATACCACTTCTTGCCAGCGGCCATTCGTTACGATGGTAAGAGTGCCTTTGATGGTCATGGTTTCCAAGTACACGTGGGGCATAACAAGCCTAAGAGCCGTGGTGCAGTCACTATTGCATCTAACAACCCAGACAACGCGCCAAAAATTCAATTTAATTACCTTCAGCACCCTGAGGATATTGAAGGATTTAGAGCATGTGTACGTCTAACTCGCGAAATCATCGAGCAAAGAGCCTTTGACGATTATCGCGACGATGAAATTCAACCAGGTAAAGATATACAAACCGATGAACAAATTGACGAGTTTGTGCGCCAAGCGGTTGAAAGTGCCTATCACCCTTCTTGCTCATGTAAAATGGGTGAGGATGAAATGGCCGTGGTTGACTCTCAAACCAAGGTCCACGGTATCAATAGCTTACGTGTGGTTGACTCATCTATATTCCCAACCATACCTAATGGCAACTTAAACGCCCCAACTATTATGGTTGCTGAAAAAGCCGCAGACCATATTTTGGGAAAAAAACTACTTAACAACCTAGATGTACCCGTCGCCATGGAATCACAGTGGCAACAAGTGCAACGTCGTTCGGAGATCTAA
- a CDS encoding BCCT family transporter has product MTLWLSAGIIFTLLAIALIIFKWGNLQCVGVTPVKTFTFIAILFTSGLDVGLIMFPLTEFAGYADIKASPEYAFANPLAIEFGFWGFLIWGFYFLTCFYFCVIEPKVKFFEIPWVKLVNNVIIIGTCAFTAYLLLSNLPWYLPEVGDGSSIIPTFYLVVLAAICFAVYSSTSLKYVRFLSISTTWLFIGLIAFMWGSAFIFGDSGMQSFANKFALLGDYFVNIDQFVLPLNDYHEFYLFWWFAWSIMIGQFTSRFVGGLKTYQVLAAMLVFPSIPIAVWFSVLYHYHEAGISTAGIKNFAMVFVGVVFVINSLDSLIRLYTDNLNLTVKRLGKRNYMLFNIVALSLLTLLFKLEFLQIQWVGALVIGLFFSCVTYIGYNKFKTVSQIDSSPKDNKIDYSKIETAS; this is encoded by the coding sequence ATGACCTTATGGCTTAGTGCTGGTATCATTTTCACCCTATTAGCAATTGCTTTAATTATATTTAAATGGGGTAATTTACAGTGTGTGGGCGTCACACCAGTTAAGACATTTACGTTTATCGCCATATTGTTCACGTCAGGCTTAGATGTCGGACTGATCATGTTTCCTCTTACTGAGTTTGCGGGTTACGCAGACATAAAAGCAAGCCCAGAGTACGCGTTTGCAAATCCTTTAGCCATTGAATTTGGTTTTTGGGGCTTTTTGATCTGGGGATTTTATTTCCTTACCTGCTTTTATTTCTGCGTAATAGAACCCAAAGTGAAATTTTTTGAAATTCCTTGGGTGAAATTAGTCAATAATGTGATCATTATTGGCACCTGTGCTTTTACAGCCTATTTATTACTATCCAACTTACCATGGTATTTACCCGAGGTAGGCGATGGTAGCTCTATTATTCCAACCTTTTATTTGGTAGTGCTGGCGGCCATTTGCTTTGCGGTGTACTCAAGTACAAGTTTAAAGTATGTACGCTTTTTAAGTATCTCTACCACTTGGTTGTTTATCGGCTTAATTGCCTTTATGTGGGGCTCTGCCTTTATCTTTGGCGATAGCGGCATGCAAAGCTTTGCCAATAAGTTTGCGTTACTGGGCGATTATTTTGTCAACATTGACCAATTTGTATTGCCACTAAATGATTACCACGAGTTCTATCTATTTTGGTGGTTCGCATGGAGTATCATGATTGGCCAATTTACTTCTCGTTTTGTAGGTGGACTTAAGACTTATCAAGTACTTGCTGCTATGTTGGTATTTCCTTCTATCCCAATCGCAGTATGGTTTAGCGTGCTCTATCACTACCATGAAGCGGGGATTTCAACCGCAGGAATTAAAAACTTTGCCATGGTATTTGTGGGCGTCGTGTTTGTGATCAACTCACTTGACTCGCTTATTCGCCTATACACAGACAACTTAAATTTAACAGTAAAACGCTTAGGTAAGCGTAACTACATGTTATTTAATATAGTTGCGCTATCATTATTAACCTTATTGTTCAAACTTGAGTTTTTACAAATTCAATGGGTCGGCGCACTGGTCATCGGATTGTTTTTCTCCTGCGTTACCTACATAGGTTACAACAAGTTTAAAACAGTGAGCCAAATAGATAGCTCACCTAAAGACAACAAAATTGATTACAGCAAAATTGAAACTGCTAGCTAA
- a CDS encoding TorF family putative porin, which produces MTTSKTLLLGALALASTQALANLSTTITAASDYTFNGVSQTKNDPALQGSLDYALNNGVYVGSWASNVDFADNTDLEWDFYVGKYTTLNESWSVDYGIAYYSYHGGDNSSNGNYPEVYSKFGFANSLGQTEFNFWYSWDYFGTGADHTVAMVAHSVEVAPGHTLRASFDVSNSLDGNKYMWDAGDKSYTHYRLAYQTSYAGFDVEVAAENTSLDYDTADERVVLSVSRTFNL; this is translated from the coding sequence ATGACAACATCAAAAACTCTACTATTAGGCGCATTAGCACTCGCTTCAACCCAAGCTTTGGCGAACCTATCTACAACTATTACCGCTGCGTCAGACTACACATTTAATGGTGTAAGCCAGACCAAAAACGACCCAGCATTGCAAGGCAGCCTCGATTACGCTCTTAACAATGGTGTATATGTTGGCTCTTGGGCATCAAACGTCGATTTCGCTGACAACACAGATCTAGAGTGGGACTTTTACGTTGGTAAATACACAACGCTTAATGAAAGCTGGAGCGTTGACTATGGTATTGCCTATTACAGCTATCATGGTGGCGACAACTCAAGCAATGGTAACTACCCAGAAGTTTATTCAAAATTTGGCTTTGCTAATTCACTTGGTCAAACTGAATTTAACTTCTGGTACAGCTGGGACTATTTTGGCACAGGCGCGGATCATACCGTTGCTATGGTTGCACACAGTGTTGAAGTAGCGCCAGGGCACACATTGCGTGCCAGCTTTGATGTATCTAACTCTCTTGATGGCAATAAATATATGTGGGATGCGGGCGATAAGTCGTACACACATTACCGCCTAGCCTATCAAACCAGCTACGCAGGCTTTGACGTTGAAGTAGCGGCAGAGAACACCAGCCTAGATTATGATACGGCTGACGAGCGTGTTGTGCTTAGCGTCTCTCGCACATTTAATTTGTAA
- a CDS encoding helix-turn-helix domain-containing protein, whose product MITRKLRLQRGWSQDQLAQLSGLSLRTIQRIERGHTPSLESLKSLAAVFETTVADLQQELKMKPHNSDISLTEQEQTVIEHVKAIRDFYSHALTYAIIIVFLFILNYITNPGYIWAWWAALGWGIGLASHGLSIFEVFDFFGPRWEKKQIEKRLGRKL is encoded by the coding sequence GTGATTACTAGAAAATTAAGGTTGCAAAGAGGCTGGTCTCAAGACCAACTGGCACAGTTAAGTGGCTTGAGCCTTAGAACAATCCAGCGCATTGAGCGCGGTCATACACCAAGCTTAGAGTCACTCAAGTCTTTAGCTGCTGTTTTTGAAACCACAGTCGCAGACCTTCAACAGGAGCTTAAAATGAAACCACACAACTCAGATATCAGTTTAACCGAACAAGAGCAAACAGTGATTGAACATGTTAAAGCCATTAGAGACTTTTACTCACACGCTTTAACCTATGCCATTATCATTGTTTTCTTATTTATTCTTAACTACATAACTAACCCTGGTTATATTTGGGCTTGGTGGGCCGCACTTGGCTGGGGAATAGGTCTTGCCTCGCACGGGTTAAGTATTTTTGAGGTTTTTGACTTTTTTGGCCCCCGCTGGGAGAAAAAGCAAATTGAAAAACGCCTAGGTCGAAAACTCTAG
- the rdrA gene encoding antiviral RADAR system adenosine triphosphatase RdrA produces MSQTHILNLDKNEFRDDFIGKDNLNELWQDEAREGLISRLQTCLAEAKHYAKSRADNPHKTWLSHNAILVSGQRGTGKTVFLRNSEAIWKNASQQSDNNKSALYFLDVIDPTMLVNDDSFANVIVAQIYSEIEKHMLHLAHVSGSSSKQADKNKFTQALKKLADSLGKSSEFNGHTGIDKVQHYKSGIHIESYFHEFVEISIKILGCNALVLPIDDVDMALDRAFEVVDDVRRLLGCPYIIPIVSGDMRLYEHMTQVHFDDKAYKKHRHNPALINEGKAVTKELTTAYLTKVFPNQMRLSLLPISRLVNSLEITQKVGNKSLGYPIKEYDKLLFQAFYPLCHNNEVLQNWPEPESSRELVQLARAIPPSHIDTSLSEKNVPQPDSKTLWESYASWAEQKKNGVAYTNAASYLTLVNRNTEQPFDIQKLLSFNPKMQMDKELYPWARVAFYKQQTAEMAKIESEKDRTNNRDILDSVFNAQSLTLRSMPPLEFFDFKLFISNKTIDNTPKTFLQDDQTGLSSSVRDRVSTEQLLLDIFTHKDFYSTMSNTYRFVFMSRAFEIIAYSFLSPTADHKQLADNIMAILSRAPFYSIFNMNMTKAVFNDDDDAETEELEHNNSTQASTAAELSNRIANWHINNKTLFEQIDTRKLTELLAYMFNKTFTAFNLFKYQRLLKTEERRSLFKKNQGYKDEHLSDLVTRFNYMLLNSAYSAGVQGEAIAANVAMTDNYTTIRDNSEFERFDRTLMRNRAFLEEQSKSSDLTAGDTPSLTLAFCQALEQHPIIKLNHLDKGKTLMLGKYKETAVAINDAIFGQLPQSAPTVVLSEEIDDKIYTTLVELLALYHMDEQTRASTARLRNWLTQNTDNIIKRSSAFKWLFQYPKEILQQFKENRGLNAQSDEGKVLSALIVSGLFK; encoded by the coding sequence ATGAGCCAAACACATATATTAAACTTGGATAAAAATGAGTTCAGAGACGACTTCATTGGTAAAGATAATCTGAATGAGCTGTGGCAAGACGAAGCACGCGAAGGGCTGATTAGCCGCTTACAGACCTGTCTAGCTGAAGCCAAGCATTATGCGAAAAGTAGAGCCGACAATCCACATAAAACATGGCTCTCTCACAACGCCATTTTAGTATCGGGGCAACGCGGTACGGGTAAAACGGTGTTTTTAAGAAACAGCGAAGCTATATGGAAAAATGCCAGTCAGCAATCAGACAACAATAAAAGCGCACTGTATTTTTTAGATGTAATTGACCCCACCATGCTCGTCAACGACGACTCTTTTGCCAATGTCATCGTAGCGCAAATATACAGCGAAATAGAAAAGCATATGTTACATCTTGCCCATGTAAGTGGCTCAAGCTCTAAACAAGCGGATAAAAACAAATTTACTCAAGCATTAAAAAAGCTTGCTGATTCTTTAGGTAAGTCCAGCGAGTTTAACGGCCACACGGGTATCGATAAAGTTCAACACTATAAGTCGGGCATACATATCGAGTCTTATTTTCACGAGTTCGTTGAAATATCGATAAAAATTTTAGGCTGCAACGCGCTTGTGCTGCCCATTGATGATGTGGATATGGCGTTAGATCGTGCCTTTGAAGTAGTCGATGATGTGAGAAGGTTATTGGGTTGCCCTTATATAATCCCAATTGTCAGTGGCGATATGCGCTTGTATGAGCATATGACTCAAGTCCACTTTGATGACAAGGCCTATAAAAAACATCGCCATAATCCTGCGCTCATCAACGAGGGTAAGGCAGTCACCAAAGAACTCACAACCGCATACCTTACCAAAGTTTTTCCAAACCAAATGCGGCTATCACTGCTACCCATTAGCCGCTTGGTTAATAGCCTTGAGATCACCCAAAAAGTGGGCAATAAATCTTTGGGGTATCCTATCAAAGAGTATGATAAGTTATTGTTTCAAGCCTTCTACCCACTTTGCCATAACAACGAAGTGCTACAAAACTGGCCTGAGCCAGAATCATCACGTGAACTGGTTCAGTTAGCACGGGCTATTCCCCCCAGCCATATAGATACCTCTCTAAGCGAAAAAAATGTACCTCAACCCGATAGTAAGACACTATGGGAAAGCTATGCTAGCTGGGCAGAACAAAAGAAAAATGGCGTTGCCTACACCAACGCAGCCTCGTATCTAACACTTGTAAATAGAAACACAGAGCAGCCATTTGATATTCAAAAATTACTTTCTTTTAACCCCAAAATGCAAATGGACAAAGAGCTATATCCTTGGGCAAGAGTTGCTTTTTACAAGCAACAGACTGCCGAAATGGCCAAAATTGAAAGCGAAAAGGATCGCACTAATAATAGAGATATACTCGATTCGGTATTTAACGCTCAATCTTTGACTTTGCGCAGCATGCCACCTTTGGAGTTTTTTGACTTCAAATTATTCATCAGTAACAAAACTATCGACAATACACCAAAAACCTTTCTACAAGACGATCAAACTGGGCTTTCAAGTAGCGTAAGAGATAGGGTGTCAACTGAACAACTGCTCTTGGATATATTTACCCACAAAGACTTCTATTCCACCATGTCTAACACCTACCGGTTTGTGTTTATGAGCCGTGCCTTTGAGATTATTGCCTACTCATTTTTGTCGCCCACTGCGGACCATAAACAGTTGGCCGACAATATAATGGCTATCCTGAGCCGAGCACCGTTTTATTCTATCTTTAATATGAATATGACTAAAGCAGTGTTTAATGATGACGATGATGCTGAAACAGAAGAGTTAGAGCATAATAACTCTACACAAGCGTCTACGGCAGCCGAATTGAGTAATCGTATTGCTAATTGGCACATTAATAATAAAACGTTGTTTGAACAAATAGATACACGCAAGCTCACTGAGCTTTTAGCGTATATGTTTAATAAAACATTCACTGCCTTCAACTTATTTAAGTATCAAAGACTATTAAAAACAGAAGAGCGTCGGAGTCTATTTAAAAAAAACCAAGGCTATAAAGACGAACACCTATCGGATCTTGTCACGCGATTTAACTATATGTTACTCAACTCCGCTTACAGTGCAGGAGTACAAGGTGAAGCAATAGCCGCCAATGTCGCTATGACGGACAACTACACCACTATTCGGGACAATTCAGAATTTGAACGCTTCGACCGTACATTAATGCGGAATAGAGCATTTTTGGAAGAACAATCCAAAAGTTCTGATTTAACAGCAGGTGATACACCTTCGCTAACGCTTGCATTCTGCCAAGCCCTCGAACAACACCCAATTATAAAGTTGAATCATTTAGATAAGGGTAAGACCCTAATGCTGGGTAAGTACAAAGAAACTGCTGTAGCTATAAATGACGCTATTTTTGGACAACTGCCTCAAAGTGCCCCAACAGTCGTTTTAAGCGAAGAGATCGATGATAAAATTTATACTACTCTTGTAGAGCTTCTTGCTCTGTATCATATGGATGAACAAACAAGAGCCAGTACCGCAAGATTGCGCAACTGGCTAACTCAAAATACGGATAATATAATTAAGCGCTCTTCAGCCTTCAAATGGTTATTTCAATACCCTAAAGAAATTTTGCAGCAATTTAAAGAAAATAGAGGGCTAAATGCACAATCTGATGAAGGAAAGGTACTTTCTGCGCTCATCGTTTCGGGGCTTTTTAAGTGA